GCGCCGACCTGGCACCGGGGGCGACGCCGTTGCTCCGCGCGGCGGGCCTCGAGCCGTACGCGGGTGCCCGCCTCTGGCTCAAGGACGAGGGGCGAAACCCGACGGGCTCGTTCAAGGACCGCGGCAGCGCCGTCGGCGTCGCCGAGGCGCTCGAGGCCGGCGCCGACCGCGTCGGCACCGTCTCCCACGGCAACATGGCGCTTTCCACCGCCGCCCACGCCGCGACGGCGGGTCTCGAGTGCGTCGTGCTCGTCCCCGACGACATCGCCGACGCCCGGCTGCGAGCGATCGGGCGGTTCGATCCGCAGATCGTGCGGGTGCAGGGTGACTACGGCCGCCTCTACCACGACGCGCTCGCGCTGGGTGCTGAACACGGGATCAGGTTCCTCAACTCCGATGTCCCGCTGCGGGTGGCCGGTCAGAAGACCCTCGCCTACGAACTGGTCGATAGCTCCCCGGATCTCGACGCGGTCGTCCTCCCGGTCAGCAGCGGCGGCAACGCGAGCGCGGTGTGGAAGGGGCTGCTCGAGGCGCGTGCGAGCGGCCGGATCGACGCGCTCCCCCGACTGTACCTCACCCAGGCGGCGGCCTGCGATCCGATCGCGGCGGCGTTCCGGGCGAGGGCGGATCGGGTCGAACCCGCGACGGACGTCGCCGAGACGGTCGCCTACTCGATCGCCAACGCCGACCCGCCGAGCGGCACTCGTGCGCTGGCGGCCGTCCGCGACACCGGCGGCGCGATCGTGTCGGTCGGCGAGAGCGCGATCCTCGAGGCGCAGGATCGGCTCGCCCGGACCGCCGGCGTGCGGGCCGAACCGGCCTCCGCGACGACGCTCGCCGGCCTTCGGCAGCTGACCGCCGAGGGCGAGATCGGAGCCGACGAGCGAGTCGCCTGCGTGCTCACCGGTCGCGGCTACGGCGACGGCGGCGGCGTGCCGGTGACCGAGCGCGTCGAACGAACGGATCTCGAGGCGGCGATCGCACTCGAGTGAGCGACCGTCGGTCGCCCGCGGCCCCGCGGAGGACGGTTTCGGCCGCCGGAGCGAGCACGCGAGCACACAATACTCTTATCAGGTGACGTTGTAGACCCGCCCATGGCAGACAAGCCGAGTTCCGGTGAGATCTTCGGAGTACCGTACAATTTCGAGCGACCGAGCATGGGGCGAATGCTCTCGTCGTACTGGAAACCCGGCGAAGGGATGCTGGTCGAGAAGCCGTTCGGCGTCGGCTACACGCTGAACATGGCCAACTGGCGCTCGTGGGTCGTCGTGCTCGTCGCCGGCGTCCTGCTCTGGCAGCAAGAACAGAGCAAGAACGCCGCCGCGGCCGCCGAGGAGGAGGCCGAGGAGCCGGTCGAGGTCATCGTCGACGACGACGAGTAACGGCGGTCCGTCGCGTTTCGACTTCTGCGGGCGTTACCTGGTGTCCTCGAGCGAGACGCAGCCGCCGGCGTCGGCCGAGCGGTAGATCGCGTCGATCACCCGCTGGACGACGAGCGCGTGTTCCGCGGAGTTCAGTTCGGGCGGCTCGCCCCGAACGACTGCCTCGGCGAAGCGTTCGTCGCTACCGAGCCAGCCGGTGTGCTCGAGCGATCCTTCGGTGAGCGTCGAGTCGATCAGGTGGTCGGTGCCCTGTTTGCCGGCGCCGTACAGCGTCAGCTCCTCGCCGCCCATCTCGAGGCTCGCGCCGGCCTCGGTGCCGCGGGCGACGAACTCGCTCGTGTCGGCCTGATTGGCCGCCCAGGTGACCTCGAGGCTGATCGTCCGGTCGTCGGCACACCGGATCATCGCCGTCGCCGAGTCCTCGACGTCGAAGACGGCTTCCTCGGTCTCGTCGTACCAGTCGCCCGGATCGACGTAGTCCTCGCGGTGGCCGAACTCGGTGCGGGTCACCCCGAAGACCTCCTCGACTCGCGGGAACTCCATCAGGTAGAGCGCGAGGTCGATCGCGTGGACGCCGACGTCGATCACCGCGCCGCCGCCGGCGAGTTCCTCGCTGGTGAACCACGAGCCGACGCCGGGGATGCCCCGCCGGCGGACGTAGTTCGCGTCGACGTGAGTGATCTCGCCGAAGTGGCCCTCCGTCTGGTACTCTTTGAACACCGCGACGGGGGTCGTCACGCGGTTGTGGAAGTTGACCATGCAGAAGCCGTCGGCCTCGCGGGCCGCCGCGGCGATCCGTTCTGCGCTCTCGAGGTCGTTCGCCAGCGGCTTCTCGCAGAACACGTCGTGGCCGGACTCGAGCGCCGCGACGACGCTGTCCTCGTGGAAGGCGTTCGGCGTCGAGACCGCGACGGCGTCGAGGTCCTCCTCGTGGTACATCGTCCCCGCGTCGGCGTACGTTCGCGCCCCGTAGGCGTCGGTGAACGAATCGCGGGCTTCCTCGGCGACGTCGGTGCCGGCGACGACTTCGTGGCCGAGTTCCTCGAAGTTCGTCGCGTGCGTCTGGCCCATAAATCCGAGTCCGACGACGCCGAGTCGGACCGGGTCGGGGATAGTACTCATACGCGAGTACCCTATGCCGGCCACCAAAGGTGTGGTCATTGCGGCGAACCCTCGCCCGCCGACCGGCGAGGAGAAACCGACGGGGATTAGCCCCCTCGACGCCGGCCCTCGAGTATGGCTATCCAGTTCGTGACGGGTAACGAGGGGAAGGTCGACGAGGCCCGGACGTACCTCGAGGGGCTCGAGCGCGTCGAGCAGGTCGCGTTCGACTACACCGAGATCCAGTCCGCCGACCTCGCCGAGATCGCCGCCACCGGCGCGCGCGAGGCGTTCGCGGAACTCGGCGCGGACGACGGCGTGCTGGTCGACGACACGGGGCTGTTCGTCGAGGCGCTGGGCGGGTTTCCCGGTCCCTACTCGGCGTACGTCGAGGACACCGTCGGCGTCGAACGCCTGTGGCGGCTGGCGGAGACGGAGGCGAACCGCCGGGCGCACTTCAGGACCGTCGTCGCCTACTGCGACGCCGACGGCGTCGAGACGTTCGCCGGCTCGGTCGGCGGAACCCTCGTCGCCCCGCGCGGCGAGGGCGGCTTCGGCTACGATCCGATCTTCGAGTACAACGGGCGGACGCTGGCGGAGATGGGGACGGAAGAGAAGAACGCCATCTCCCACCGCGGGCGGGCGCTCGCGGCGTTCGCGGAGTGGTACGCGACTCGAGACGACTGAGGCGACGTCGCGTCGCCACCCGTATCAGGATCACTTTTGGGCGGGACCGACGTACCGTCGCCCGTGACCGAAGACGCGAGCCCGCGGGCGCTGATCACCGGCGGCAGTCGCGGGATCGGGCGGGCGCTCGCGGCGGCGTTCGCCGCCGACGGCTACGACCTGGTTCTCGTCGCGAGAAACGAGGAGCGACTCGAGGCAGTCGCCCGAGAACTCGAGTGTGGCTACGGCGTCGACGTGACAACGGTTTCGGCGGACCTCACCGACCCCGACGCCCTCGAGGAGGTGTACGAGAGAGCGACCGCCGGGGGCGCCGTCGACGTGCTGGTGAACAACGCCGCCGTCGCCGTTTACGGCCCGGTCGCCGAGACGGACCTCGAGGCCGAACGCGACCAGGTCCGGTTGAACGTGGCTGCACCGGTCGAGTTGACCAAGCGGTTCCTGCCGGCGATGCTCGAGCGCGACTCCGGACACGTCGTCACCGTGGCCTCGACGGCCGGAATGCGACCGGGACCGTTTCTGGCGGGCTATCACGCGAGCAAGGCGTATCTCATCTCGTTCTCGGAGGGGCTCACCGAGGAGTTGCGGGGGACCGGCGTCGACGCGACGGTCGTCTGTCCGGGACCGGTTCTCACGGGGATTCACGAGCGGAGCGGGCGCGGGTCGCGCTGGCTCGAGCGCCGGTTCATGCGCTCGCCGGACGCGGTCGCGGCCGACAGCTACGAGGGGATACGGGCGGGAAAGGCGGTCGTCGTTCCCGGCCTCCGCTTTCGGCTGCTCCCCTGGGTGAGCCGGCTGTTGCCCCGACCGCTCTCGAGGCGGCTGGCCCGGCTGATCATCGACCGGGGCGATCCGCTCGAGAGCGACCGGTGAACCGTCTTCGGTGGGTTACGACCGCGGATCGACGTCCGGCCCCGGGTACGTACCGCCCTCGACCGCCTCGTAGAGACTCTCCGGGTCGAACAGCATCGCGAACGCGTCGGGGGGCCGGACGCTCACGGAGACCCGCGGCTGGAGGGTCAGCCCCGCCTTCGCCGAGGTGAGCCGGTCGTCGAACGAGAGGAGGTGAGCCGCGTTTCCCCGGTAGGCCGACGCCAGCGCCGGGTGGTCCTCGTCGGGGTGGGAGACGAGGACGCAGTCGGCCTCGAGGCGCGTCCGGTGGTCGGCGGCGAGGTCGGGGTCGGCGAGGGCGGCGACGAGCGCCTCGGCGTCGGCGAGAAGCGGGTCGCTCGCGACGAGGTCGACCCACGAGTGGCTGCGGACGTGATCGAGGGCCTCGCGGGCGTCGCCGCCGACGAGCAGGTCCGCCGCGAGCACGTCCGCGTCGGCCACCACGCGGGCCGGGTCGGGGTTGTCGGCCCCGCTCGAGCGGTCAGCCATCGTCCCCCGCCCGCCGGTCGCCGAGTTCCTCGCGGATCGACTCTGTGGAGACGTCGTACGCTGCGGCGCGGTCGAACAGCTCGCGCCACGGCTCGGTGCGGGTCATCGACTACCGTTCACGCGGCGCGCGCAAAAAAGTGAGTGAACGAGTGAGGTGAAGCTTCAGGCGTGCGTGAGGTAGTTTCCGGAGCACCAGACCCAGGCGTTGTACGCTGGCGCGTGGACGCCCCACCACGTGATGCCGTCGCTGTCTTCGGGGCCGTTCATGATCTCGCCGGTCGTCCCCTCCGCGAGCACTTGCTCGACGTCGTAGTGGAGCCCCGGCCCCTCGCGGCCGTTGAGGTCCGTCGTGGTGACGACCTGGTCGCCGTCCTGGAACTCGCCGCCGCCACCGCCGCCACCACCGTCCCCGTCGCGGACGTAGTCCATGAACGTGTCCGGATCCCAGTCCGGGCCGGGACAGGACTTCGTGGACGTGCTGCCGCAGTGACTCGAGGAGGTCGGCGCGTGGCGATGACCGATGATGCCGCCGCCCTGCTCGCAGCGCGCCTCGTCGTAGGTGAAGTACCGCAGCGGGATGTCATACTGGTCTGCGAGCTCGCGGACCAGCGACGCGGAGGCCTGGTAACACTCCTCGGTGAAGTAGCGGCCGTAGTCCTCGTGCCACTCGTGTTCGATGCCGATCGAGGGGCTGTTCGTCCCCGAGGCGTGCCAGGCGACGTCCTCGTGGTGGACCATCTGGGTGACGTGCCCCGGCGCGAAGTTCGTGTGATCGTAGTTGCTCACGACGTAGTGTGCCGAGACGTTCGAGTCGGAGTTCTGGAACCAGCTGATCGCCCCCGAGTAGCTGCCGACGGTGCAGTGGACGACGATCCAGTTGATGTCGCCCGCCCCGCGGGAGGACGCGCTGTAGTTGCTCGCGTCGGCCGCGACGAACCGGTCGGCCGTGTTCGTCTGGGTGTGACTCGCTCGTGCGGTGTCGATACCTGTGGCGTACAGTCCGCCTGCCCCGGCGGTTGCGCCAGTTGCCTGAAGGAAGCGTCGTCGCTCCATAATGCGTTAGAGACTGTCAAGCGAGAACGAATCAGTTCACCCCATGACTGTCAAACGTGGTTATATCCTAGTGCGATTACCATTGGATGTTTGACACGCACAGTCGCGGGCGAACGGATGGCGGACTCGAGTCGTCACACTCCCTTCGACGCGCGGTTCAGCGCAAGGTAGACGACCACGCCGACGAGGAACGCGATTCCGAGGTTCGTAAGCAGGCTCAGCAGGCCGATTCCGACCGACAGCGCGAGATTCGACGACTTGCGAACGCTCTTGCCGAGCGATACGGCGACGATCGCGAGCAGGACGCCGAGCATTGCGAGCGGAAACGCCCCCAGCAAGGTCGCCGTCGCGACGAACGCGGTTCCGAGGTAGAGCACGCCCATAACGACGTTCGCACCGCCGGTGCGGGCGCCGAACTCGTGCTTCCCGGCGACGCCGTCGCAGCCGTGACACATCGGAATCCCCCCGACGGGAATCGCGAGGAGGTTCGTCGCCCCCATGCTCGTCGAGAGCTCGTCGGGGGAGACGTCTTCGTCGAACAGGTCCGAGAACAGGAGCGACGTCGCGAGCGCCGCGTTTCCGATCGTCATCGCGAGCTGGGCGAACACGCCGTCGGCGGTTCGACCCAGCGCGGCCTGCTCGAGCGGCGGCACCGGCGGCGCGCCGGGCCACTGCGGCGACGGGAGTCCCGCCGTCGCGAGCGCCACGGCGACGCCGACGACCAGTACCGCGAGGGCGCTCGCGGTTTTGTAGCCGGCCAGGATCGCCCCGACGGCGATCGCCAGCCCGACGCCGGCGAGGAGGAGGTCCTCGCCGGCCAGACCGAGACCCGTCTCGAGGAGCAACAGGCCGACCGCGAGCTGCACCCCGCGGATGACCGGCTCGCCGATCCACCGCTCGACCCTCGCGAGCGTCCCGGTCACGCCGATCGCGAGGAGGACGACGCCCAGGAGCAATCCGGCGAGCGCCAGCTCTGCGTACGTCAGCACCCCGGCGATCGCGAGAGTCGCCAGCGCCTTCATCGGCTCGACGGAAACCGGCAGTCCGTACCTGACGCCCCAGACGATCTGGAAGGCGCCGAACGCCAGCAGGACGTGAGGGAGGGAGATCTCGGTCAGGAGCGCGAGGGCGACGACCAGCGGGAGAACCGTAACCGAATCCCCTATCGCGCCCGTGACCTCCCGCGGCGTCAACTCGAGACGCCCGCGGTCGCCCCATCCGGATGAAAACGCCATCTACACACCGTATGGTCGCGGTGGACTTGAGCGTGGTCAGAAACCACTGAGGACTACGGCAATCCGATATCGAAACCGAAATTCGTTACTCCGGTCAGGCGTCGAGCGCCGCCTCCAGCAGCGCCTCGAGTTCGTCCGCCGCCGCGCCGTCGACCGGCGTCAGCGGGCGACGGGGGTACCCGCCCGGCTGGTCGCGCAGTTTCAGCGCGGTTTTCACGGCCGGGATGCCGTACCGGCTGGTGAGCGCGTGGTTGAGTTCGACGAGCGCCGTGTTGAGCGAGCGGGCGGCGTCGGCCTCCCCGTCGGCGTGGAGCCGGTAGACCCGCGCGCACTGTTCGGGAACCGCGTTCGCCAGCGCGAGGATGCCGCCGTCGGTGCCGACGTCGAGCGCCGAGGCGTAGACGCTGCCGCTGCCGACGATGACGTCGAACGCCTCGTCGGCCGTGAACCGGAGCAGCCGCTGCAGCTCCGCGATGTTGCCGCTCGAGTCCTTGATCCCCGCGACGTTCTCGTGGTCGGCCAGCGACTCGGCGGTGCGCGCCGAGAGCGCGTGGCCGGTAAACGGCGGGACGCTGTAGAGGTAGACCGGGAGCGGCGACTCATCAGCCACGTCGCGGTAGTAGGCTCCGAGGGCGGCGTCGTCGGAGTTGTAGTACGACGGGGTGAGGACGAGCGCGGCGTCGGCGCCCGCGGCCTCGGCGCGCTCGGTCGCCGCGAGCGTCGGCTCGTACCCCTCGAAGCCGGTGCCCGCGAGCACCGGGAGATCGGTCGCCCCACAGACGGTTTCGACGACCTGCGCGCGCTCCTCGGCGGTCAACAGCGGAGCCTCACCGGTCGACCCGCAGGGGACGAGAAAGTCCACGCCGGCCTCCTCGACCCAGCCGGTGAGCGTTGCGAGTGCCTCGTGATCGACCGCGCCGGTATCGTCGAACGGCGTTACGATCGGGACGCCAGTGCCGTGCATGCCCGCCGGTACGAACAGGACGGATAAAGTCTCGCGGGTCGCGGTACCACTCACCACCGGACAGCGAGTCGACCAGTACGGCTAAGGGCTCGTCGGAACTCGGTGTAGGCGTGAGCGACCTCGGAAAGATCGACCGGAGCTTCTTCGACGAACGCGTCGCCTCGAGCCTCGGCGCCGACCGCGACGACGTCAGCCTCGGGCCGCGCCACGGCGTCGACTTCGGCGTCCTCGACGTCGGCGGGCGAGCGGTGGTCACCGCGACCGATCCGCTCTCGATCGTTCCCGACCTGGGCCTCGAGCGCGCCGCCCGGTTCGCCCTCGACCTGGTGCTGGCTGACGTCGCCGTCAGCGGCGTCCCGCCGTCGCACCTCTCGATCTGTTTCACCCTCCCGCCGGCGATGAGCGACGCCGACTTTACGACCGTCTGGGAGACGATCCACGAGGAGTGTGCGGACCTCGGCGTCGGCGTCGTCACCGGCCACACCGCCCGCTACGCCGACTGCTCGTACCCCTGGGTCGGCGCGGCGACGGCCCTCGGCGTGGGGAACCACGACCGGCTCGTCAGGCCGGACGGCGCCCGCGTCGGCGACCGGCTGGTCGTGACGACCGGCCCCGGCGCAGAGACCGTCGGCCTGCTGAGCACCCTGTTCGGCGACCGACTCGAGCTCCCCGCCGAGACCGTCGACACCGCCCGGGAGCGCCTCGAGGACGTCTACTGCGTGCGCGACGCGCTGACGGCGGCGGCCGCCGGCCCGGTCACCGCGATGCACGACGTCACCGAGGGCGGGCTGGCGGGCGCGCTGAACGAGATGGCCGCCGGCTCCGACACCCGCTTTTCCCTCGAGCGCGACCGGGTACCGGTCCGCCCCGGCGTCGAGGCGGTCTGCGAGCACTTGGGGATCGACCCCTGGCACGTCACGAGCTGCGGTACGCTCGTCGTCGCCTGCGATCCCGACGGGGTCGACGATGTCGTCGGGGCGCTCGAGGCTCGCGGCACCGTCGCCGCCGACGTGGGCCGCGTGGAAGCCGGCGAGGGCGTCTTCGTCGACGGCGAACGCCTCGCACACCCCGACGTCGATCCGTCCTGGGAGGCGTACGCGACCCTCGCGGAGGAGTCCTAACGCCGGGACGCTGGGTACTCGGCGGGGTCGAACGGAGCGACCCGCGGGCGAGGGGCGCCAACTATACCCGTACCCGTGGTCCGTTCCGCATGTCGAACGGTTCGCTCGAGGCGCCCTCCGACCGCCGCCGGCTCATTTGGTGGCTGCTGGCACTTGCCGTCGCCGCCGTCCTCGCGGTCGTTCTCGTGCGGTTCCTGGGCGTCGTCGCCTTCGGACTCTTTCTCTACTACGTCGCCCGGCCGGTCGCCCGGCGCCTCGAGGGCGTCGTCGGCGTGGGGCGAGCGGCTGCGCTCACGCTCCTCACGTTGATCCTCCCGCTGATCGCGGTGCTCGGCGTCGTCCTCACGGTCGCCGTCGGCCAGCTGCTCAGCCTGACCGGCGCCGATATCGACCGCGCCCTCGAGGCCGTCGGAACGACGGTGCAGGTGGACCGTCCACCGGAGTCGCCCGGCGAACTCCTCTCCGTGCTGGTCGGCCGCCTCCAGCCGACGGACGCGACGACGCTGCTCGACGTCGGCGGCGAGGTGCTCGGCCAGATCGCCGGCGCCGTGCTGACGCTCACGCTGCTGCTCGCGTTCGTCTACGTCCTGCTGTGCTACGACCGCAGCATCGGTCGCTGGCTTCGCGGGCTCGCGCGCGAGCCCGACTCGCCGGCCGGGGCGTACCTCGCAGCGGTCGACCGCGAACTCGGCCGCGTGTACGTCGGGCAGCTGCTCACCGTGTTCGTCGTCGTCGTCCTCTCGTGGCTGCTGTACGCGGGCGTAAACGCCGCGTCACCGGCCGGCGTGGCCGTCCCGTTCCCGGCGCTGCTCGCGCTGCTCACCGGCGTTGCCTCGTTCATTCCGCTGATCGGCCGGTCGCTGATCTACCTCCCGCTGGTGGTCTACCTCGTCTTCCGCGCGCTCCAGACCGGCCCGGAACTGCTCTGGGTTCCCCTCGCCGTCGCCGTCGGCGGCTGGCTCGTCCTCGACTCGACCATCCGGTACGGCGTTCGACCCTACCTCTCGAGTCACGGCACGCCCTCGAGCGTGATGCTCGTCGCCTACCTGGTCGGCGGGGCGCTCGTCGGCTGGTACGGCGTCTTTCTCGCCCCGCTCGTCGTCGTGAGCTGTCGCCAGTTCCTGGCCGACGTCTTCCCGCCGCTGCTCCGCGGCGACCCGATCGGGACGGCGGCGGTCGCGTCCGAACCGAACGCCGCGCGCGAACCGCCGGAGGACGACCCCGCCTCGAGCCCGGAGACGACCTGATCGCCGATACGAGTCACCACTGATTTATACAACCGCAGAATACAGCCGACTATGCGATCGCCCACGCCCGAACTCCCGCCCGTCGCGCTGACGATCGCGGGGAGCGACTCCGGCGGCGGCGCCGGCATCCAGGCGGACCTGGTGACGATGGCC
Above is a genomic segment from Natrononativus amylolyticus containing:
- the thrC gene encoding threonine synthase, yielding MAARQCYACDRSYDEHRARCDSGEPLWVPLQTTATWPGSDEQTRRGRDPASSGIWRYEPLLPASRPPAGADLAPGATPLLRAAGLEPYAGARLWLKDEGRNPTGSFKDRGSAVGVAEALEAGADRVGTVSHGNMALSTAAHAATAGLECVVLVPDDIADARLRAIGRFDPQIVRVQGDYGRLYHDALALGAEHGIRFLNSDVPLRVAGQKTLAYELVDSSPDLDAVVLPVSSGGNASAVWKGLLEARASGRIDALPRLYLTQAAACDPIAAAFRARADRVEPATDVAETVAYSIANADPPSGTRALAAVRDTGGAIVSVGESAILEAQDRLARTAGVRAEPASATTLAGLRQLTAEGEIGADERVACVLTGRGYGDGGGVPVTERVERTDLEAAIALE
- a CDS encoding DUF5808 domain-containing protein; this translates as MADKPSSGEIFGVPYNFERPSMGRMLSSYWKPGEGMLVEKPFGVGYTLNMANWRSWVVVLVAGVLLWQQEQSKNAAAAAEEEAEEPVEVIVDDDE
- a CDS encoding Gfo/Idh/MocA family protein, translating into MSTIPDPVRLGVVGLGFMGQTHATNFEELGHEVVAGTDVAEEARDSFTDAYGARTYADAGTMYHEEDLDAVAVSTPNAFHEDSVVAALESGHDVFCEKPLANDLESAERIAAAAREADGFCMVNFHNRVTTPVAVFKEYQTEGHFGEITHVDANYVRRRGIPGVGSWFTSEELAGGGAVIDVGVHAIDLALYLMEFPRVEEVFGVTRTEFGHREDYVDPGDWYDETEEAVFDVEDSATAMIRCADDRTISLEVTWAANQADTSEFVARGTEAGASLEMGGEELTLYGAGKQGTDHLIDSTLTEGSLEHTGWLGSDERFAEAVVRGEPPELNSAEHALVVQRVIDAIYRSADAGGCVSLEDTR
- a CDS encoding XTP/dITP diphosphatase encodes the protein MAIQFVTGNEGKVDEARTYLEGLERVEQVAFDYTEIQSADLAEIAATGAREAFAELGADDGVLVDDTGLFVEALGGFPGPYSAYVEDTVGVERLWRLAETEANRRAHFRTVVAYCDADGVETFAGSVGGTLVAPRGEGGFGYDPIFEYNGRTLAEMGTEEKNAISHRGRALAAFAEWYATRDD
- a CDS encoding SDR family NAD(P)-dependent oxidoreductase, with the translated sequence MTEDASPRALITGGSRGIGRALAAAFAADGYDLVLVARNEERLEAVARELECGYGVDVTTVSADLTDPDALEEVYERATAGGAVDVLVNNAAVAVYGPVAETDLEAERDQVRLNVAAPVELTKRFLPAMLERDSGHVVTVASTAGMRPGPFLAGYHASKAYLISFSEGLTEELRGTGVDATVVCPGPVLTGIHERSGRGSRWLERRFMRSPDAVAADSYEGIRAGKAVVVPGLRFRLLPWVSRLLPRPLSRRLARLIIDRGDPLESDR
- a CDS encoding DUF7384 family protein, which encodes MADRSSGADNPDPARVVADADVLAADLLVGGDAREALDHVRSHSWVDLVASDPLLADAEALVAALADPDLAADHRTRLEADCVLVSHPDEDHPALASAYRGNAAHLLSFDDRLTSAKAGLTLQPRVSVSVRPPDAFAMLFDPESLYEAVEGGTYPGPDVDPRS
- a CDS encoding peptidoglycan recognition protein family protein — translated: MERRRFLQATGATAGAGGLYATGIDTARASHTQTNTADRFVAADASNYSASSRGAGDINWIVVHCTVGSYSGAISWFQNSDSNVSAHYVVSNYDHTNFAPGHVTQMVHHEDVAWHASGTNSPSIGIEHEWHEDYGRYFTEECYQASASLVRELADQYDIPLRYFTYDEARCEQGGGIIGHRHAPTSSSHCGSTSTKSCPGPDWDPDTFMDYVRDGDGGGGGGGGEFQDGDQVVTTTDLNGREGPGLHYDVEQVLAEGTTGEIMNGPEDSDGITWWGVHAPAYNAWVWCSGNYLTHA
- a CDS encoding putative sulfate/molybdate transporter translates to MAFSSGWGDRGRLELTPREVTGAIGDSVTVLPLVVALALLTEISLPHVLLAFGAFQIVWGVRYGLPVSVEPMKALATLAIAGVLTYAELALAGLLLGVVLLAIGVTGTLARVERWIGEPVIRGVQLAVGLLLLETGLGLAGEDLLLAGVGLAIAVGAILAGYKTASALAVLVVGVAVALATAGLPSPQWPGAPPVPPLEQAALGRTADGVFAQLAMTIGNAALATSLLFSDLFDEDVSPDELSTSMGATNLLAIPVGGIPMCHGCDGVAGKHEFGARTGGANVVMGVLYLGTAFVATATLLGAFPLAMLGVLLAIVAVSLGKSVRKSSNLALSVGIGLLSLLTNLGIAFLVGVVVYLALNRASKGV
- a CDS encoding dihydrodipicolinate synthase family protein produces the protein MHGTGVPIVTPFDDTGAVDHEALATLTGWVEEAGVDFLVPCGSTGEAPLLTAEERAQVVETVCGATDLPVLAGTGFEGYEPTLAATERAEAAGADAALVLTPSYYNSDDAALGAYYRDVADESPLPVYLYSVPPFTGHALSARTAESLADHENVAGIKDSSGNIAELQRLLRFTADEAFDVIVGSGSVYASALDVGTDGGILALANAVPEQCARVYRLHADGEADAARSLNTALVELNHALTSRYGIPAVKTALKLRDQPGGYPRRPLTPVDGAAADELEALLEAALDA
- a CDS encoding AIR synthase family protein, translating into MSDLGKIDRSFFDERVASSLGADRDDVSLGPRHGVDFGVLDVGGRAVVTATDPLSIVPDLGLERAARFALDLVLADVAVSGVPPSHLSICFTLPPAMSDADFTTVWETIHEECADLGVGVVTGHTARYADCSYPWVGAATALGVGNHDRLVRPDGARVGDRLVVTTGPGAETVGLLSTLFGDRLELPAETVDTARERLEDVYCVRDALTAAAAGPVTAMHDVTEGGLAGALNEMAAGSDTRFSLERDRVPVRPGVEAVCEHLGIDPWHVTSCGTLVVACDPDGVDDVVGALEARGTVAADVGRVEAGEGVFVDGERLAHPDVDPSWEAYATLAEES
- a CDS encoding AI-2E family transporter → MSNGSLEAPSDRRRLIWWLLALAVAAVLAVVLVRFLGVVAFGLFLYYVARPVARRLEGVVGVGRAAALTLLTLILPLIAVLGVVLTVAVGQLLSLTGADIDRALEAVGTTVQVDRPPESPGELLSVLVGRLQPTDATTLLDVGGEVLGQIAGAVLTLTLLLAFVYVLLCYDRSIGRWLRGLAREPDSPAGAYLAAVDRELGRVYVGQLLTVFVVVVLSWLLYAGVNAASPAGVAVPFPALLALLTGVASFIPLIGRSLIYLPLVVYLVFRALQTGPELLWVPLAVAVGGWLVLDSTIRYGVRPYLSSHGTPSSVMLVAYLVGGALVGWYGVFLAPLVVVSCRQFLADVFPPLLRGDPIGTAAVASEPNAAREPPEDDPASSPETT